In Myxococcales bacterium, a single genomic region encodes these proteins:
- a CDS encoding bifunctional metallophosphatase/5'-nucleotidase, with amino-acid sequence MGLLVTLGTPGCGDTVTPGGGLESPCPGGGTCQTRLTILHTSDIHSRLYSYDQIITKVDADLGLGAIDTVRNIGGVARMGHVLGRERARASRVVHLDSGDCFQGAPIFNFYAGEPEVRALTAIGTNAAVIGNHEFDRGALNVTTQFQRWAGFRALAANYRFDDPTTPQSPKLGTISQPFQVFDLGGLKVAAIGMANLSSLTSVFDQPNRLGIEPLNTVETAQAYIDLLRPHVDLIVMVTHLGLEVDQRMVRGTTGIDVVVGGHNHIVLNPPQEITDCAADPLAPGYVWVTDPALEVNLGGEPPNDADHPDPKFHPYMRKRACKPRKVLIVHSGAFSKYVGRLDLVVSNIAAEVSPTGAASDYNPTDRFEVVSNRYQAIPIDDTLPEDPVVANMLEPYRRTLDVVADLDILAGFAPTVLKRSSPIGGDSPLGNLVASSIWLRLGVQTDFSLTNTTGIRTDLNPGPVSVESMYNMFPFDNSISKMQLSGKEVQDLFDFVARRSSLRGCNAQAQIGGARVRINCAGCTRPDAGAECKSNDDCPPNSTNGCDTSRGRCRLVACAEQIYIGHTQTKCAADADCAIGGNVRPGVCDKDGAKRCMSPVEETNLYELATSNYLAGGGSGYRVLQRNTTQFDTKIQQRDALIDYIRQGKPCGWRDPNANGASADGIAADGLKVCRTDEDCGSDFVCACQGRVVAEESPTGTVCRTDGACEGVVGRCVLKACRDGVAEFHNKVCRDSPFKRACQVDLNACSLAGEECKILSCVDSKLGAASDNRIEMLGR; translated from the coding sequence TTGGGACTCCTCGTCACGCTTGGCACGCCGGGCTGCGGCGACACAGTGACGCCGGGCGGTGGCCTCGAGAGCCCCTGCCCCGGTGGAGGCACGTGCCAGACGCGGCTGACGATCCTTCACACGTCGGACATCCACTCGCGCCTCTACAGCTACGACCAGATCATCACGAAGGTCGACGCCGACCTCGGTCTCGGAGCCATCGACACGGTGCGCAACATCGGCGGCGTGGCTCGCATGGGCCACGTGCTCGGTCGCGAGCGGGCGCGCGCGAGTCGCGTGGTGCACCTCGACTCGGGCGACTGCTTTCAGGGCGCGCCGATCTTCAACTTCTACGCCGGCGAGCCCGAAGTGCGGGCGCTCACGGCCATCGGCACGAACGCCGCCGTCATTGGCAACCACGAGTTCGATCGTGGCGCCCTCAACGTGACGACGCAGTTCCAGAGGTGGGCCGGCTTTCGCGCCCTCGCGGCGAACTATCGCTTCGACGATCCCACAACGCCGCAGAGCCCCAAGCTCGGGACCATCTCACAACCCTTTCAGGTCTTCGACCTCGGGGGGCTCAAGGTCGCGGCCATCGGCATGGCCAACCTCTCGAGCCTGACATCGGTCTTCGACCAACCCAACCGCCTCGGCATCGAACCGCTCAACACCGTAGAGACCGCGCAGGCGTACATCGATTTGCTGAGGCCCCACGTGGACCTCATCGTGATGGTGACGCACCTGGGCCTCGAGGTCGATCAGCGAATGGTGCGCGGCACGACGGGCATCGACGTGGTGGTGGGAGGCCACAACCACATCGTCCTCAACCCACCGCAGGAGATCACCGACTGCGCCGCCGACCCGCTGGCGCCAGGCTACGTCTGGGTCACCGATCCCGCGCTCGAGGTCAACTTGGGCGGCGAGCCGCCCAACGACGCCGACCACCCGGATCCGAAGTTTCACCCGTACATGCGCAAGCGCGCGTGCAAGCCGCGCAAGGTCCTCATCGTCCATTCGGGCGCCTTCAGCAAGTACGTCGGCCGGCTGGACTTGGTGGTCTCGAACATCGCCGCAGAGGTCTCGCCGACAGGTGCCGCCAGCGACTACAACCCGACCGATCGCTTCGAGGTCGTCTCGAATCGCTACCAGGCGATTCCCATCGACGACACGCTGCCGGAAGACCCCGTCGTCGCGAACATGCTCGAGCCCTATCGCCGGACGCTCGACGTCGTCGCGGACCTCGACATCCTCGCGGGCTTCGCCCCCACGGTGCTGAAGCGAAGCTCTCCCATCGGCGGTGACTCGCCGCTTGGCAACCTCGTCGCGAGTTCCATCTGGCTTCGCCTCGGCGTGCAGACGGACTTCTCGCTGACGAACACCACGGGCATCCGCACCGACCTGAACCCGGGACCGGTCTCCGTCGAGAGCATGTACAACATGTTCCCCTTCGACAATTCCATCTCGAAGATGCAGCTCTCCGGCAAGGAGGTCCAAGATCTCTTCGACTTCGTGGCGCGCCGGTCTTCCCTCCGCGGTTGCAACGCCCAGGCTCAAATCGGCGGTGCTCGCGTTCGCATCAACTGCGCCGGCTGCACGCGTCCCGACGCCGGCGCCGAGTGCAAGAGCAACGACGACTGCCCGCCCAACTCGACCAACGGGTGCGACACGTCCCGCGGTCGGTGCCGCCTCGTGGCCTGCGCCGAACAAATCTACATCGGCCATACCCAGACGAAGTGCGCGGCCGATGCCGACTGCGCCATCGGCGGCAACGTGCGACCCGGCGTCTGCGACAAGGACGGCGCGAAGCGCTGCATGTCACCGGTCGAGGAGACCAACCTCTACGAGCTCGCGACGAGCAACTACCTCGCTGGCGGCGGCTCGGGCTATCGCGTGCTCCAACGCAACACCACGCAGTTCGACACGAAGATCCAGCAACGCGACGCGCTCATCGACTACATCCGCCAGGGCAAGCCGTGCGGCTGGCGCGATCCCAACGCGAACGGCGCCTCTGCCGACGGCATCGCCGCCGACGGCCTTAAGGTGTGCCGCACCGACGAAGACTGCGGCTCGGATTTCGTATGCGCATGCCAGGGACGCGTCGTCGCCGAGGAGAGCCCCACGGGAACGGTCTGTCGCACCGACGGCGCTTGCGAAGGGGTGGTCGGGCGCTGCGTGCTCAAAGCCTGCCGCGACGGCGTCGCTGAGTTCCACAACAAGGTGTGCCGTGACTCGCCGTTCAAGAGGGCCTGCCAGGTCGACCTCAACGCGTGCTCCCTCGCCGGCGAAGAGTGCAAGATCCTCTCGTGTGTCGACAGCAAGCTCGGAGCCGCAAGCGACAATCGCATCGAGATGCTCGGCCGATGA
- the rpsO gene encoding 30S ribosomal protein S15 has translation MPLHTEKKSELIGKFKTHENDTGSPEVQVALLTERISYLTEHFKTHAKDHHSRRGLLKLVSKRRRLLDYLRKTSLERYRKVVSTLGLRK, from the coding sequence ATGCCGCTTCACACCGAAAAGAAGTCCGAGCTCATCGGCAAGTTCAAGACCCACGAAAATGACACCGGCTCGCCCGAGGTTCAGGTCGCGCTGCTCACCGAGCGCATCAGCTACCTCACAGAGCACTTCAAGACCCACGCGAAAGATCACCACTCGCGCCGTGGCCTCTTGAAGCTCGTCTCCAAGCGCCGCCGTCTCCTCGACTACCTTCGCAAGACCAGCCTCGAGCGCTACCGCAAGGTCGTCTCGACGCTCGGCCTCCGCAAGTAG